The Megalobrama amblycephala isolate DHTTF-2021 linkage group LG1, ASM1881202v1, whole genome shotgun sequence genome segment TGTTCATCACTCAGCTTCACCTTATGCACCAATTCTTTTTAGATGtatctttttttctgaaaacattgACGCATCATTCATAATATAGCAGtgatattttttctagtcatacTTTCATATTTGGATTCTGGTAGCTTGAATACTGAATACTCGAATACTGCTATGTGAATGGGACAGTTTGAAAATCATATCTGTTAATTTATAAAGGTGTGTAAATGACACTTACCTTTTGGTGGGGGCTGATTGAACGTAGGCTGAAACTGTGTATCTATCAGTTTCCCATTTTCATACAGATAGATGGAGGAGCCAGCAATGGAGGGATTGGAGGTGGCAGAAATAAATAAGCGCattctcttttcatttttattggcCTCTGCAAACCTCCTGAATTTAGACAGGTTCTCTCTCATCAACTTTACGATATTAAACGCCTCGAACCACTTTGTGAAAGAGTTGACAGAAATCCCAGTGTCACAGCGTTTAGACATGTCAGATTTCACAAACTGCTTCAGGATTGAAAGATATGGGTCTTCATACTTCAGTGATGTGAAGGTAAAGCAGACCACTTTATCAACATCAGGATCAAATAAGATGGTATTGAGATCAGCTGAGTCTATAATATTGATCCCCTGTAGCCTACTGGTGTAAGAACTCAAGATGTCAAGTTCAGTCTTTGCCTCATTTAACCACTTGTTAAGCTTGTCAGCACTGAATGGGGAGCTCCTGTGCATAATTAGGATGTCTTCCAGAgacttctcctcctcctctcctcctcgAATAGCAGGCAAAACCCTGCCGACTGATCCCAGGAGCATTGTCCTGTATGTGCTAAATGAGTCCTGAAATAATTGCAGCCTCTCTTTGATATCACTGAAAGCATTGGTCAGTGTGTTTCTGATCAGGTCATTGCACGTCCTCTCTGCCTCTCCCAGCTCTTCAACTATATGTTCAGTGTCAGAAATCAGACTTGTGGTAATCTCTCTCTGCAGCTGAGCTGCCTTACTGTTCAATAGATGTAGAGGATAAAGCCAGACTTTTATTGGAACCACATTATTTGAATTGTTCTTCAGCAGAGTGGGGAGCGTCTTGTATGTCTCTAGGGCCTCCATGTACGTGGTGGGGTTCTGCTCAATTAAGAAGTCTCCATGAAATGTGCAGGAGATCTCCTCAGCCATTTTCTTTTCATGTTCTGTCATATTTACAGATCCTTCTCCCTCAATGGAAAATGAAGGAATGCTCTTGACCATGACATTCAGTTTTCCCTCAATCTCCTGCTTGTTTTCCTTATCTGAAAATGTCCGATCAAACACCATGGCAGCCTGAGCTCCATACAGCACTGCTGTGACCACATGAGTTGCAGTTTTCTGGTCAAACACCTGAGGGTAGGTGATCTGGCCCAGCTGGGACATAGTGAGCTGTTCAAATCTTGTGGTTTCACTGTAAAACATTGTAACTCTGGACTGTTGGTTGGAGGATTTGGTGTCACGCAGATACTTGGCAGATCCTCCCACGTCCACAAGCCCCCCCATGAAACTGGCCTTCAGAGAAGCACTTACATCCAGGAGGTTGGACTTACTAGAAAGAGAATCAGAGCTACTGAACTTCAAATCTGTTAGGGGCTTTGGATCAATGCCCAAATTTTTGCTCAGTGATTTCTTATCCCACAGAGTAACAcctgaaatgaaaaaaatagcTTTAATAGTTACTGTATGTATGAAGAAGTGATGTGGTACTGTTGTAAATGTGCAGGCATTATAGTTTTGTTACTCAAGGACAGGTAATTGATGATTAGTAAATTAGTAAATTTTTAGGTAGATACACCACCTGGAATGAAGGAATCTTTGCGGCGGTCGTAAAGCATACCAAGAGACAGAGGTCTTCCTAGGGCTGCTACTTCCATTGGCCCTGATGCCATGGTTATAATAAAGAAAAAGCATTGGTTAGCTGTAGAAACCcatcattaaaaatatagctGGAAGCTCATTGCACTACAAAATGTGTTTAGAGGGAATACAAAATCAAGCTAACAACCGtccaataaacaaacaaaatcatataaaatgcagaatgttttgaATGTAAAGACAGCtcgttttattatttttgttcaagAAATTTAGGCTTGTCCTAGGTAAGATTCAAATCACAGAACCTCTGAGACCTAAGCCAGCACTTTTCATGCTACGCTGCCAGGCTGATGAAAATGAAGTATAGTAACAAAAGACTTCACACAAGGCACTAATTATTGTAGTGGTGTTTGGTCACACAACACTAAAGTTGAGTGTGAGATTGTCAGACTAATACTTGTCAGAGCACATGAAcataatggccaatcagaggtgtttaagaatctgttCAACAGCGCTCCAAATTATAGAAGGAAATGCTGATAtcgaaacatttttaaaatttcaatagCGACCGAAGTTGGttcttttgacaacactaatccAATCAAATAAGATTTGATCTGTGCAAGTTTGCAATTGTGTAATTTAatcatgttttcagtggtgGTATAACTGAATTCAGAAGTCTGACCCAACACATCACTGTCTTAAGGGTGTAAGCTGTAATGACTGgatcaatcaaacaaacaagTTAATCTTCACAACCCCTGACCCATGCAGACTCTGTGATGTCTGGCTTCCCCACTGGACACTTGGACATTGAATGTTCTCAATACAAGAAACAGCATAGAAATGGAATCCTAATTCATTGCAAATCTGCGTAAATGAATGAACATGCATTTCCTCAGTACATTTTGTGTATTATTACTGTTTGCATATTGTTCCTCTGTGTATTGTATAGTGTTATGCATGCCTGATGATAGAACTACTGGA includes the following:
- the LOC125280610 gene encoding stonustoxin subunit alpha-like, with the protein product MVALTMYLKQPNFIYLCAYIWLATLTVVNAALGIGLIKGPILSKTQGPMEVAALGRPLSLGMLYDRRKDSFIPGVTLWDKKSLSKNLGIDPKPLTDLKFSSSDSLSSKSNLLDVSASLKASFMGGLVDVGGSAKYLRDTKSSNQQSRVTMFYSETTRFEQLTMSQLGQITYPQVFDQKTATHVVTAVLYGAQAAMVFDRTFSDKENKQEIEGKLNVMVKSIPSFSIEGEGSVNMTEHEKKMAEEISCTFHGDFLIEQNPTTYMEALETYKTLPTLLKNNSNNVVPIKVWLYPLHLLNSKAAQLQREITTSLISDTEHIVEELGEAERTCNDLIRNTLTNAFSDIKERLQLFQDSFSTYRTMLLGSVGRVLPAIRGGEEEEKSLEDILIMHRSSPFSADKLNKWLNEAKTELDILSSYTSRLQGINIIDSADLNTILFDPDVDKVVCFTFTSLKYEDPYLSILKQFVKSDMSKRCDTGISVNSFTKWFEAFNIVKLMRENLSKFRRFAEANKNEKRMRLFISATSNPSIAGSSIYLYENGKLIDTQFQPTFNQPPPKVQPVIVHWTDDDYP